A single window of Phaenicophaeus curvirostris isolate KB17595 chromosome 24, BPBGC_Pcur_1.0, whole genome shotgun sequence DNA harbors:
- the ETV7 gene encoding transcription factor ETV7 has product MQGKLAGSSSSPVVVAASLPPLSLAGHTPSREGEIFKLPGRLRIQPSLWSKDDVIHWLRWAEREYSLQQTDESKFEMNGKALCFLTKDDFRHRAPSSGDVLYEILQHVKTQRRALVCSPLSISPFRKARSTEEGADCRAEVIPAALFSCLDHAEQPVSCSHVEPLNLSHNSLEGSCRAGAICSFPTAPSAPVDGKIADCRLLWDYVYQLLSDSRYEPYIKWEDKEAKVFRVVNPSGLAQLWGNHKNRMNMTYEKMSRALRHYYKLNIIKKEPGQKLLFRFLKTPGEIIHEKSSKLEQLENEDSEDLKEDPLEVSL; this is encoded by the exons ATGCAG GGTAAATTGGCAGGCAGTTCTTCCAGCCCCGTTGTCGTTGCAGCTTCGTTACCACCCCTGTCCCTGGCCGGCCACACACCCAGCAGAGAAGGGGAGATCTTCAAGCTTCCAGGCAGGCTGA GAATCCAACCTTCCCTGTGGAGCAAGGATGATGTGATCCACTGGCtaagatgggctgagagagaGTATTCCCTTCAACAAACCGATGAAAGCAAGTTCGAAATGAATGGCAAAGCCCTGTGCTTCCTCACCAAGGATGACTTCAGACACCGAGCTCCGAGCTCAG GTGATGTGTTATATGAAATACTCCAGCATGTTAAGACTCAAAGAAGAGCTCTGGTGTGCAGTCCTTTGTCCATCTCACCCTTCAGGAAAGCCAGGAGCACAGAGGAAG gggcaGACTGTAGAGCTGAGGTTATCCCAGCTGCTCTTTTCTCCTGCCTGGATCATGCAGAACAGCCTGTGTCCTGCAGCCATGTGGAGCCACTGAACCTCTCCCACAACAGCTTGGAGGGCAGCTGCAGGGCAGGTGCCATCTGCTCTTTTCCTACAGCCCCGTCAGCCCCAGTGGATGGGAAAATTGCAG ACTGCAGGTTACTGTGGGATTATGTGTACCAGCTCCTCTCCGACAGCCGCTACGAGCCTTACATCAAGTGGGAAGACAAGGAAGCCAAGGTCTTTCGGGTTGTTAACCCAAGTGGACTTGCCCAGCTCTGGGGGAACCACAAG aaCCGGATGAACATGACATATGAGAAGATGTCACGAGCGCTCAGACACTATTACAAACTCAATATTATCAAAAAGGAGCCAGGGCAGAAGCTGTTATTCAG GTTTTTGAAGACTCCTGGGGAGATCATCCACGAGAAATCCAGCAAactggagcagctggagaatGAGGACAGTGAGGATTTGAAAGAAGACCCACTGGAGGTTTCACTGTAG